In the genome of Streptomyces pactum, one region contains:
- the prmC gene encoding peptide chain release factor N(5)-glutamine methyltransferase produces MNLLLAEVAQATQRLADAGVPSPRFDAEELAAFVHGVKRGELHTVPDADFDARYWEAVARREAREPLQHITGRAFFRYLELQVGPGVFVPRPETESVVGWAIDAVRAMDVVEPLIVDLCTGSAAIALALAQEVPRSRVHAVELDETALSWARKNVEGSRVVLHHGDALTALPELDGQVDLVISNPPYIPLTEWEYVAPEARDHDPQLALFSGEDGLDTIRGIERTAHRLLRPGGVVVVEHADTQGGQVPWIFTEERGWADAADHPDLNNRPRFATARKALP; encoded by the coding sequence GTGAACCTGCTGCTCGCCGAGGTGGCGCAGGCCACCCAGCGGCTGGCCGACGCCGGCGTGCCCTCTCCGCGTTTCGACGCCGAGGAACTGGCCGCGTTCGTGCACGGCGTCAAGCGGGGGGAGCTGCACACCGTCCCCGACGCGGACTTCGACGCCCGCTACTGGGAGGCCGTCGCCCGCCGGGAGGCCCGCGAGCCGCTCCAGCACATCACCGGCCGCGCCTTCTTCCGCTACCTGGAGCTCCAGGTGGGCCCGGGCGTCTTCGTCCCGCGTCCGGAGACCGAGTCGGTCGTGGGATGGGCGATAGACGCGGTGCGCGCCATGGACGTGGTCGAACCGCTCATCGTCGATCTGTGCACCGGCTCCGCCGCCATCGCCCTGGCGCTCGCCCAGGAGGTGCCCCGGTCCCGGGTGCACGCGGTGGAGCTGGACGAGACCGCGCTGAGCTGGGCCCGCAAGAACGTCGAGGGCTCCCGCGTCGTTCTCCACCACGGCGACGCGCTGACCGCGCTGCCGGAGCTGGACGGCCAGGTGGACCTGGTCATCAGCAACCCCCCGTACATCCCGCTGACCGAGTGGGAGTACGTCGCCCCGGAAGCCCGCGACCACGACCCCCAGCTCGCCCTCTTCTCCGGGGAGGACGGACTGGACACCATCCGGGGCATCGAGCGCACCGCCCACCGGCTGCTGCGCCCGGGCGGGGTGGTGGTCGTGGAGCACGCAGACACCCAAGGCGGACAGGTGCCGTGGATCTTCACCGAGGAACGGGGCTGGGCCGACGCGGCCGACCACCCCGACCTCAACAACCGGCCCCGCTTCGCCACCGCACGCAAGGCCCTGCCGTGA
- a CDS encoding homoserine dehydrogenase, giving the protein MMRTRPLKVALLGCGVVGSEVARIMTTHADDLTARIGAPVELAGIAVRRPGRTREGVPGHLITTDATALVKRGDIDVVIEVIGGIEPARGLIMTAFEHGAGVVSANKALLAQDGAALHAAAEKHGADLYYEAAVAGAIPLIRPLRESLAGDKVNRVLGIVNGTTNFILDRMDSSGAGYSEALDEATALGYAEADPTADVEGFDAAAKAAILAGIAFHTRVRLDDVHREGITEVTAADIASAKRMGCTVKLLAICERAADGRSVTARVHPAMIPLSHPLASVREAYNAVFVEAEAAGRLMFYGPGAGGAPTASAVLGDLVAACRNKLAAATGPGESAYTRLPVSPMGDVVTRYHISLDVADKPGVLAQVATVFAEHGVSIDTVRQQSKAHGGGADGEAAEGAAGRRVGEASLVVVTHRAADAALSATVEALRGLETVRGVASTMRVEGE; this is encoded by the coding sequence ATGATGCGTACGCGTCCGCTGAAAGTGGCGCTGCTGGGCTGTGGAGTGGTCGGCTCAGAGGTGGCGCGCATCATGACGACGCACGCGGACGACCTCACGGCCCGGATCGGCGCCCCGGTCGAACTGGCCGGGATCGCCGTCCGCCGCCCCGGCCGGACCCGTGAGGGGGTCCCCGGGCACCTGATCACCACCGACGCCACCGCCCTGGTCAAACGGGGCGACATCGACGTGGTGATCGAGGTCATCGGGGGCATCGAGCCGGCCCGCGGCCTGATCATGACCGCCTTCGAGCACGGTGCCGGCGTGGTCTCCGCCAACAAGGCGCTGCTCGCCCAGGACGGCGCCGCGCTGCACGCCGCCGCCGAGAAGCACGGCGCCGACCTGTACTACGAGGCGGCGGTGGCCGGGGCCATCCCGCTGATCCGGCCGCTGCGCGAATCGCTCGCCGGCGACAAGGTCAACCGGGTGCTGGGCATCGTCAACGGCACCACCAACTTCATCCTGGACCGGATGGACTCCAGCGGCGCCGGCTACTCCGAGGCGCTGGACGAGGCCACCGCGCTCGGCTACGCCGAGGCCGACCCGACCGCCGACGTGGAGGGCTTCGACGCCGCCGCCAAGGCCGCGATCCTGGCCGGCATCGCCTTCCACACCCGGGTCCGCCTGGACGACGTGCACCGCGAGGGCATCACCGAGGTCACCGCCGCCGACATCGCCTCCGCCAAGCGGATGGGCTGCACCGTCAAGCTGCTGGCGATCTGCGAGCGGGCCGCCGACGGCCGGTCCGTCACCGCCCGGGTGCACCCGGCGATGATCCCGCTGAGCCACCCGCTGGCCTCGGTCCGCGAGGCGTACAACGCGGTGTTCGTCGAGGCCGAGGCGGCCGGCCGGCTCATGTTCTACGGCCCGGGGGCCGGCGGCGCGCCCACCGCCTCCGCCGTCCTGGGCGATCTGGTCGCCGCCTGCCGCAACAAGCTGGCCGCGGCCACCGGGCCGGGCGAGTCGGCGTACACCCGGCTGCCGGTCAGCCCCATGGGTGATGTGGTCACCCGCTACCACATCAGCCTCGACGTGGCCGACAAGCCGGGCGTGCTCGCCCAGGTCGCCACGGTCTTCGCCGAGCACGGGGTGTCGATCGACACCGTCCGGCAGCAGAGCAAGGCGCACGGCGGCGGGGCCGACGGCGAGGCCGCCGAGGGCGCGGCCGGCCGGCGGGTCGGCGAGGCGTCGCTGGTGGTGGTCACGCACCGCGCCGCCGACGCCGCGCTGTCGGCCACCGTCGAGGCGCTGCGCGGCCTGGAGACCGTGCGGGGCGTCGCCAGCACCATGCGGGTGGAGGGCGAATGA
- the thrC gene encoding threonine synthase: protein MTDTRRGGWRGIIEEYRDRLPVGPTTPVVTLREGGTPLVPAQVLSERTGCEVHLKVEGANPTGSFKDRGMTMAITQAKEAGARAVICASTGNTSASAAAYAVRAGMVCAVLVPQGKIALGKMGQALVHGARILQVDGNFDDCLTLARQLSENYPVALVNSVNPARIEGQKTASFEIVDMLGDAPDIHVLPVGNAGNITAYWKGYREYAADGVATGTPRMWGFQASGSAPIVRGEPVKDPHTIATAIRIGNPASWAFAEQARDESGGLIDEVTDRQILAAYRLLAAQEGVFVEPASAASVAGLLKAAEQGKVDPGQRIVCTVTGNGLKDPDWAVAGAPQAVPVPVDAAAAAERLGLV, encoded by the coding sequence ATGACCGACACCCGCCGCGGCGGCTGGCGGGGCATCATCGAGGAGTACCGCGACCGGCTGCCGGTCGGCCCGACGACCCCGGTCGTCACCCTCCGTGAAGGGGGTACGCCGCTGGTGCCGGCGCAGGTGCTCTCCGAGCGGACCGGCTGCGAGGTGCACCTGAAGGTCGAGGGCGCCAACCCCACCGGCTCCTTCAAGGACCGGGGCATGACCATGGCCATCACCCAGGCGAAGGAGGCCGGCGCGCGCGCCGTCATCTGCGCCTCCACCGGCAACACCTCCGCCTCGGCCGCCGCCTACGCGGTGCGCGCCGGCATGGTCTGCGCGGTGCTCGTGCCGCAGGGCAAGATCGCCCTGGGCAAGATGGGCCAGGCCCTGGTGCACGGCGCCCGCATCCTCCAGGTGGACGGCAACTTCGACGACTGCCTCACGCTGGCCCGCCAGCTGTCCGAGAACTACCCCGTGGCGCTGGTCAATTCGGTCAACCCGGCGCGCATCGAGGGGCAGAAGACGGCCTCCTTCGAAATCGTCGACATGCTCGGCGACGCCCCCGACATCCATGTGCTGCCGGTGGGCAACGCGGGCAACATCACCGCGTACTGGAAGGGGTACCGGGAGTACGCCGCCGACGGCGTGGCCACCGGCACGCCCCGCATGTGGGGGTTCCAGGCGTCCGGCTCGGCGCCGATCGTGCGCGGCGAGCCGGTCAAGGACCCGCACACCATCGCCACCGCGATCCGGATCGGCAACCCCGCCTCGTGGGCCTTCGCCGAGCAGGCCCGGGACGAGTCCGGAGGCCTGATCGACGAGGTGACCGACCGTCAGATCCTCGCCGCCTACCGGCTGCTCGCCGCGCAGGAGGGCGTCTTCGTCGAGCCGGCCTCGGCGGCGAGCGTGGCGGGACTGCTGAAGGCCGCCGAACAGGGCAAGGTCGACCCCGGGCAGCGCATCGTGTGCACCGTCACCGGCAACGGCCTGAAGGACCCGGACTGGGCGGTGGCCGGCGCGCCGCAGGCCGTCCCGGTGCCGGTGGACGCCGCGGCGGCGGCCGAGCGGCTCGGCCTGGTCTGA
- the lysA gene encoding diaminopimelate decarboxylase codes for MSRSAHPAGPRHADVLPEGHYAAPPADLNALDPRVWARTVSRGADGALYVAGLDVRRLAEEFGTPAYILDEDDFRGRCRAWREAFGDDADVFYAGKAFLSRAVVRWLHEEGLNLDVCSGGELATALDAGMPPERIALHGNNKSDEEIRRAVEAGVGRIVLDSFAEIVRVAHIAERLGRRQRVQIRVTVGVEAHTHEFIATAHEDQKFGIALAGGQASEAVRRALKLDGLELIGIHSHIGSQIFDTSGFEVAAHRVVGLLKEIRDEHGVELPEVDLGGGLGIAYTSADDPREPSEIARALRDIVTRECASAGLAVPRLSVEPGRAIAGPTTFTVYRVGTVKELPGLRTYVSVDGGMSDNIRTALYDAEYSVALVSRTSDAEPMLSRVVGKHCESGDIVVRDAFLPADLAPGDLIAVPATGAYCRSMASNYNHALRPPVVAVRDGQARVIVRRETEEDLLRLDVG; via the coding sequence ATGAGCCGTTCCGCACACCCCGCAGGTCCCCGTCACGCCGATGTGCTCCCCGAGGGCCACTACGCCGCGCCGCCCGCCGACCTCAACGCCCTCGACCCCCGGGTCTGGGCACGTACCGTGAGCCGCGGCGCCGACGGGGCGCTGTACGTCGCCGGCCTCGACGTACGCCGGCTGGCCGAGGAGTTCGGCACCCCCGCGTACATCCTCGACGAGGACGACTTCCGGGGCCGCTGCCGGGCCTGGCGCGAGGCCTTCGGGGACGACGCCGACGTCTTCTACGCCGGCAAGGCCTTCCTCTCCCGGGCGGTGGTCCGCTGGCTGCACGAGGAGGGGCTCAACCTCGACGTGTGCTCGGGCGGCGAGCTGGCCACCGCGCTGGACGCCGGGATGCCCCCCGAGCGCATCGCGCTGCACGGCAACAACAAGTCCGACGAGGAGATCCGCCGCGCGGTGGAGGCCGGCGTCGGCCGCATCGTCCTCGACTCCTTCGCCGAGATCGTGCGGGTGGCGCACATCGCCGAGCGGCTCGGCCGGCGGCAGCGGGTGCAGATCCGCGTCACGGTGGGCGTGGAGGCGCACACCCACGAGTTCATCGCCACCGCGCACGAGGACCAGAAGTTCGGCATCGCGCTGGCCGGCGGGCAGGCCTCCGAGGCGGTGCGCCGGGCGCTGAAGCTGGACGGGCTGGAGCTCATCGGCATCCACTCGCACATCGGCTCGCAGATCTTCGACACCTCCGGGTTCGAGGTGGCCGCGCACCGGGTCGTCGGCCTGCTGAAGGAGATCCGCGACGAGCACGGCGTGGAACTGCCCGAGGTGGACCTCGGCGGCGGCCTGGGCATCGCGTACACCTCGGCCGACGACCCGCGCGAGCCGTCCGAGATCGCCCGGGCGCTGCGCGACATCGTCACCCGCGAGTGCGCCTCGGCGGGCCTGGCCGTGCCCCGGCTGTCGGTGGAGCCCGGCCGGGCGATCGCCGGACCGACCACCTTCACCGTCTACCGGGTCGGCACCGTCAAGGAGCTGCCCGGCCTGCGCACCTACGTCAGCGTGGACGGCGGGATGTCGGACAACATCCGCACGGCGCTGTACGACGCGGAGTACTCGGTGGCGCTGGTCTCCCGCACCTCCGACGCCGAGCCGATGCTCAGCCGGGTGGTCGGCAAGCACTGCGAATCCGGCGACATCGTGGTGCGGGACGCCTTCCTCCCGGCCGACCTGGCCCCCGGCGACCTGATCGCGGTGCCGGCCACCGGCGCCTACTGCCGCTCGATGGCGAGCAACTACAACCACGCGCTGCGCCCGCCGGTGGTCGCGGTGCGGGACGGTCAGGCACGAGTGATCGTCCGGCGGGAGACGGAGGAGGACCTCCTCCGTCTCGACGTCGGCTGA
- the thrB gene encoding homoserine kinase: MAGPAFRAAAVRVRVPASSANLGPGFDALGLALGLYDDVVVRVADSGLHIDIAGEGADSLPRDESHLLVRSLRTAFDLLGGQPRGLEVVCANRIPHGRGLGSSSAAICAGIVAARAVTIGGAERLDDAALLELATEIEGHPDNVAACLLGGFTIAWTDAGAARAIRMEPSDSIVPVVFVPGKPVLTHTARGLLPRTVPHVDAAVNAGRAALLTEALTRRPELLLAATEDRLHQEYRAPAMPESVALVNRLRADGVPAVISGAGPTVLALVEDGAAEKVALLAGEGWAANRLALDARGACVLPLT, translated from the coding sequence ATGGCCGGTCCCGCGTTCCGCGCCGCCGCCGTCCGGGTGCGCGTCCCCGCATCCAGCGCCAATCTCGGCCCCGGCTTCGACGCCCTCGGCCTGGCCCTGGGGCTCTACGACGACGTCGTGGTCCGGGTGGCCGACTCCGGGCTGCACATCGACATCGCCGGCGAGGGGGCGGACAGCCTGCCCCGGGACGAGAGCCATCTGCTCGTCCGGTCCCTGCGCACCGCCTTCGACCTGCTCGGCGGGCAGCCCCGCGGGCTGGAGGTCGTCTGCGCCAACCGCATTCCGCACGGCCGTGGCCTGGGCTCCTCCTCCGCCGCCATCTGCGCCGGGATCGTCGCCGCCCGCGCGGTGACGATAGGTGGTGCCGAGCGGCTGGACGACGCGGCGCTCCTGGAGCTGGCGACCGAGATCGAGGGCCACCCGGACAACGTCGCCGCCTGCCTGCTCGGCGGTTTCACCATCGCCTGGACGGACGCCGGTGCCGCCCGCGCGATCCGGATGGAGCCCTCGGATTCCATCGTTCCGGTGGTCTTCGTACCGGGCAAACCCGTGCTCACCCACACCGCCCGCGGTCTGCTGCCGCGGACCGTGCCGCACGTGGACGCGGCGGTCAACGCCGGCCGCGCCGCCCTGCTGACGGAGGCGCTGACCAGGCGCCCGGAGCTGCTGCTGGCGGCCACCGAGGACCGCCTGCACCAGGAGTACCGCGCACCCGCGATGCCGGAGAGCGTGGCCCTGGTCAACCGGCTGCGGGCGGACGGGGTGCCCGCGGTCATCTCCGGCGCCGGACCCACCGTCCTGGCGCTGGTCGAGGACGGTGCGGCCGAGAAGGTCGCACTGCTGGCGGGTGAGGGGTGGGCCGCCAACCGGCTCGCTCTCGACGCCCGGGGGGCGTGCGTCCTGCCGCTGACCTGA
- the prfA gene encoding peptide chain release factor 1 gives MFEAVEELVGEHADLEKRLADPAVHADQAEARRLNKRYAELTPIVGTYRTWKRTGEDIETARELAADDPDFAVEVKDLEQRREELTEKLRLLLVPRDPSDDKDVILEVKAGAGGDESALFAGDLLRMYLRYAERVGWKTEIIDATESELGGYKDVQVAVKSRGGAVEPGQGVWARLKYEGGVHRVQRVPATESQGRIHTSAAGVLVTPEAEEIDVEINPNDLRIDVYRSSGPGGQSVNTTDSAVRITHLPTGVVASCQNEKSQLQNKEQAMRILRSRLLAAAQEEAEKEAADARRSQVRTVDRSEKIRTYNYPENRISDHRVGFKAYNLDQVLDGDLDAVIQACVDADSAAKLAAAGDAS, from the coding sequence ATGTTCGAGGCAGTCGAAGAGCTGGTCGGTGAGCACGCCGACCTCGAAAAGCGGCTCGCCGACCCCGCCGTCCACGCGGACCAGGCAGAAGCCCGCCGGCTCAACAAGCGCTACGCCGAGCTGACCCCGATCGTCGGCACCTACCGCACCTGGAAGCGGACCGGCGAGGACATCGAGACGGCCCGGGAGCTGGCCGCCGACGACCCCGACTTCGCCGTCGAGGTCAAGGACCTGGAGCAGCGGCGCGAGGAACTCACCGAGAAGCTGCGGCTGCTGCTCGTCCCCCGTGACCCCAGCGACGACAAGGACGTGATCCTGGAGGTCAAGGCCGGCGCGGGCGGCGACGAGTCCGCGCTCTTCGCCGGCGACCTGCTGCGCATGTACCTGCGGTACGCCGAGCGGGTCGGCTGGAAGACCGAGATCATCGATGCCACCGAGTCCGAGCTGGGCGGCTACAAGGACGTCCAGGTCGCGGTGAAGTCCCGGGGCGGCGCGGTCGAGCCCGGCCAGGGCGTCTGGGCGCGGCTTAAGTACGAGGGAGGCGTGCACCGCGTGCAGCGGGTGCCCGCCACCGAGTCGCAGGGTCGCATCCACACCTCCGCCGCCGGCGTGCTGGTCACCCCGGAGGCCGAGGAGATCGACGTCGAGATCAACCCCAACGACCTGCGGATCGACGTCTACCGGTCCTCCGGTCCCGGCGGCCAGTCGGTGAACACCACCGACTCCGCGGTGCGCATCACCCACCTGCCCACCGGCGTCGTGGCCTCCTGCCAGAACGAGAAGAGCCAGCTCCAGAACAAGGAGCAGGCGATGCGCATCCTCCGCTCGCGGCTGCTGGCCGCGGCGCAGGAGGAGGCCGAGAAGGAGGCCGCGGACGCGCGCCGCAGCCAGGTGCGCACCGTGGACCGCTCGGAGAAGATCCGCACGTACAACTACCCGGAGAACCGCATCTCGGACCACCGGGTCGGCTTCAAGGCGTACAACCTGGACCAGGTGCTCGACGGCGACCTCGACGCGGTCATCCAGGCGTGCGTGGACGCCGACTCGGCCGCCAAGCTCGCCGCGGCGGGCGACGCAAGCTGA
- the rpmE gene encoding 50S ribosomal protein L31 has product MKRDIHPEYVETQVSCTCGASFTTRSTVADGTIRADICSECHPFYTGKQKILDTGGRVARFEARFGKNAGAAKK; this is encoded by the coding sequence TTGAAGCGCGACATCCACCCGGAGTACGTGGAGACCCAGGTCAGCTGCACCTGTGGCGCCTCGTTCACCACCCGTAGCACCGTTGCGGACGGCACCATCCGTGCCGACATCTGCTCCGAGTGCCACCCGTTCTACACGGGCAAGCAGAAGATCCTCGACACCGGTGGCCGTGTGGCGCGGTTCGAGGCCCGCTTCGGCAAGAACGCAGGGGCCGCGAAGAAGTAG
- the rho gene encoding transcription termination factor Rho, translating into MSDTTDLMGVNAAGTSDSSVGNAAAPATDAPAAPAGGAASGSAPRRRRSGTGLDAMVLAELQQLASSLGIKGTARMRKGQLIEVIKDRQAQGGAPAEAAPAEAPAKPRRRATSKARTGEDTADKATKTDTAEAPEKTADRAGTQAQIDIPGQPKAADQTAASGEDQPVAERRRRRATAPAGAPETPAAEKAEGGTDVKVETRTDARAEAAADTAEGKSAKGERGERGQKGDRRERGAQRERGDRRGKGDDGGQQGGRQQREGRAQGQQRADDDFDEDGGGRRGRRGRYRDRRGRRGREEFGGEPQVAEDDVLIPVAGILDILDNYAFIRTSGYLPGPNDVYVSLAQVRKNGLRKGDHVTGAVRQPREGERREKFNALVRLDSVNGMAPETGRGRPEFGKLTPLYPQDRLRLESESGGLTTRIIDLVAPIGKGQRGLIVAPPKTGKTMIMQAIANAITHNNPECHLMVVLVDERPEEVTDMQRSVKGEVISSTFDRPAEDHTTVAELAIERAKRLVELGHDVVVLLDSITRLGRAYNLAAPASGRILSGGVDSTALYPPKKFFGAARNIEDGGSLTILATALVETGSRMDEVIFEEFKGTGNMELKLDRKLADKRIFPAVDVDPSGTRKEEILLAPEELSIVWKLRRVLHALDSQQAIELLLDKMKQTKSNAEFLMQIAKTTPAPGNGND; encoded by the coding sequence GTGAGCGACACCACCGATCTGATGGGCGTGAACGCCGCCGGCACCTCCGACAGCTCTGTCGGCAATGCCGCCGCGCCCGCCACGGACGCTCCCGCCGCGCCGGCCGGCGGCGCTGCCTCCGGCAGTGCCCCGCGGCGGCGCCGCTCCGGCACCGGCCTCGACGCCATGGTCCTGGCCGAGCTCCAGCAGCTCGCCTCCAGCCTCGGCATCAAGGGCACCGCGCGGATGCGCAAGGGCCAGCTGATCGAGGTCATCAAGGACCGGCAGGCCCAGGGCGGCGCCCCCGCCGAGGCCGCACCCGCCGAGGCGCCGGCCAAGCCCAGGCGCCGGGCCACCTCCAAGGCCAGGACCGGCGAGGACACCGCCGACAAGGCCACCAAGACCGACACCGCCGAGGCGCCGGAGAAGACGGCCGACCGGGCCGGCACCCAGGCGCAGATCGACATCCCGGGCCAGCCGAAGGCCGCGGACCAGACCGCCGCCTCCGGTGAGGACCAGCCGGTCGCCGAGCGGCGCCGCCGCCGGGCCACCGCGCCCGCCGGCGCCCCGGAGACCCCGGCCGCCGAGAAGGCCGAGGGCGGCACCGACGTCAAGGTCGAGACCCGTACCGACGCCAGGGCCGAGGCCGCGGCCGACACCGCCGAGGGCAAGTCCGCCAAGGGCGAGCGCGGCGAGCGCGGCCAGAAGGGCGACCGCCGCGAGCGGGGCGCCCAGCGTGAGCGCGGCGACCGCCGCGGCAAGGGCGACGACGGCGGCCAGCAGGGCGGCCGTCAGCAGCGCGAGGGCCGGGCCCAGGGCCAGCAGCGCGCCGACGACGACTTCGACGAGGACGGCGGCGGCCGGCGCGGCCGGCGCGGGCGCTACCGCGACCGCCGTGGCCGCCGCGGCCGCGAGGAGTTCGGCGGCGAGCCGCAGGTGGCCGAGGACGACGTGCTGATCCCCGTCGCGGGCATCCTGGACATCCTCGACAACTACGCGTTCATCCGGACCTCCGGCTACCTGCCCGGCCCGAACGACGTGTACGTCTCGCTGGCCCAGGTCCGGAAGAACGGCCTGCGCAAGGGCGACCACGTCACCGGTGCGGTCCGGCAGCCCCGCGAGGGCGAGCGGCGCGAGAAGTTCAACGCGCTGGTCCGGCTGGACTCGGTCAACGGCATGGCGCCGGAGACCGGCCGCGGCCGTCCGGAGTTCGGCAAGCTGACCCCGCTGTACCCGCAGGACCGGCTCCGCCTGGAGAGCGAGTCCGGCGGCCTGACGACCCGGATCATCGACCTGGTCGCGCCGATCGGCAAGGGCCAGCGCGGTCTGATCGTGGCCCCGCCGAAGACCGGCAAGACCATGATCATGCAGGCCATCGCCAACGCGATCACGCACAACAACCCCGAGTGCCACCTGATGGTCGTCCTGGTGGACGAGCGTCCGGAAGAGGTCACCGACATGCAGCGGTCGGTCAAGGGCGAGGTCATCTCCTCGACCTTCGACCGCCCCGCCGAGGACCACACCACCGTCGCCGAACTGGCCATCGAGCGCGCCAAGCGCCTGGTGGAGCTGGGGCACGACGTGGTGGTCCTGCTGGACTCGATCACCCGTCTGGGCCGTGCGTACAACCTCGCCGCCCCGGCCTCGGGCCGCATCCTGTCCGGTGGTGTGGACTCCACCGCCCTCTACCCGCCGAAGAAGTTCTTCGGCGCGGCCCGCAACATCGAGGACGGCGGCTCGCTGACCATTCTGGCCACCGCGCTGGTCGAGACCGGCTCGCGGATGGACGAGGTGATCTTCGAGGAGTTCAAGGGCACCGGCAACATGGAGCTCAAGCTCGACCGGAAGCTCGCGGACAAGCGCATCTTCCCGGCGGTCGACGTCGACCCGTCCGGCACCCGCAAGGAGGAGATCCTCCTCGCGCCGGAGGAGCTGAGCATCGTCTGGAAGCTCCGCCGGGTGCTGCACGCGCTCGACTCGCAGCAGGCCATCGAGCTGCTGCTGGACAAGATGAAGCAGACCAAGTCCAACGCCGAGTTCCTGATGCAGATCGCCAAGACCACGCCCGCCCCGGGCAACGGCAACGACTGA
- a CDS encoding helix-turn-helix transcriptional regulator, whose protein sequence is MTVGQVLDELGGVSRRTFYRWRELGQGPSAFKLPNGELRVWRSDFSAWLRQLEAAA, encoded by the coding sequence ATGACTGTTGGCCAAGTCCTGGATGAACTGGGCGGTGTGTCTCGCCGGACGTTCTACCGGTGGCGCGAGCTGGGGCAGGGACCCTCTGCGTTCAAGCTGCCCAACGGGGAGCTTCGGGTGTGGCGGAGCGACTTCAGCGCCTGGCTGCGGCAGTTGGAGGCGGCGGCTTGA
- a CDS encoding L-threonylcarbamoyladenylate synthase, which produces MARRYDCGDATDRKTGLREAASAVRRGELVVLPTDTVYGIGADAFNAEAVGDLLEAKGRGRGMPSPVLVGSPNTLHGLVTDFSEQAWELVDAFWPGALTLVARHQPSLTWDLGETHGTVAVRMPLHPVAIELLTDFGPMAVSSANLTGHPSPQDCDAAQDMLGDSVSVYLDAGPTPAAVPSSIVDVTGKVPVLLRAGALSAEQLREVVPDLEVAN; this is translated from the coding sequence ATGGCACGGCGATACGACTGCGGCGACGCGACCGACCGCAAGACCGGTCTGCGCGAGGCCGCGTCCGCCGTCCGCCGGGGCGAACTGGTCGTACTGCCGACCGACACCGTCTACGGCATCGGCGCGGACGCCTTCAACGCCGAGGCCGTCGGCGACCTGCTGGAGGCCAAGGGGCGCGGCCGGGGCATGCCCTCGCCGGTCCTGGTCGGCTCCCCGAACACCCTGCACGGCCTGGTCACCGACTTCTCCGAGCAGGCGTGGGAGCTGGTGGACGCCTTCTGGCCCGGCGCCCTGACCCTGGTCGCCCGGCACCAGCCGTCCCTGACCTGGGACCTGGGCGAGACCCACGGCACGGTGGCGGTCCGCATGCCGCTGCACCCGGTCGCCATCGAGCTGCTCACCGACTTCGGACCGATGGCGGTCTCCAGCGCCAACCTGACCGGCCACCCGTCCCCGCAGGACTGCGACGCCGCCCAGGACATGCTCGGCGACTCGGTCTCGGTCTACCTCGACGCGGGCCCCACCCCGGCCGCCGTCCCGTCCTCGATCGTGGACGTCACCGGGAAGGTGCCGGTGCTGCTGCGCGCCGGGGCGCTCAGCGCCGAGCAGCTGCGCGAGGTCGTACCCGACCTTGAGGTGGCCAATTGA
- a CDS encoding response regulator translates to MPGVTGRVLVVDDNKVIRQLIRVNLELEGFEVVTAADGAECLEIVNQVRPDVITLDAVMPRLGGLRTAALLRADERTRHVPVAIVSACTHLELDGGSAVGVDAFLAKPFDPDRLVRLVRELIRNGAGGMPGAAAAGGAAPVVGPTG, encoded by the coding sequence GTGCCTGGCGTGACCGGCCGGGTCCTTGTGGTCGATGACAACAAGGTCATCCGGCAGCTGATCAGGGTCAACCTTGAGCTTGAGGGTTTCGAGGTCGTGACCGCGGCCGATGGTGCCGAATGCCTGGAGATCGTGAACCAGGTCCGGCCCGATGTGATCACCCTCGACGCTGTGATGCCCCGGCTCGGCGGACTGCGCACCGCCGCGCTGCTCCGCGCGGACGAGCGGACCAGACATGTGCCGGTGGCCATCGTCAGCGCCTGCACGCACCTGGAGCTGGACGGCGGGAGCGCGGTCGGGGTGGACGCGTTCCTCGCCAAACCGTTCGATCCGGACCGGCTGGTGCGGCTGGTCCGGGAGCTCATACGCAACGGCGCCGGAGGAATGCCGGGTGCCGCGGCGGCGGGGGGCGCCGCGCCCGTGGTCGGGCCGACCGGCTGA